One window from the genome of Marinobacter sp. LV10R510-11A encodes:
- the pta gene encoding phosphate acetyltransferase: protein MAKSLFIAPTSMGSGLTSVCLGLLRAMERVGISVGFYKPFCQSVNQGESQHNNGKDASVTFVRLRSHLQPPEPIPLKKAQHFVNRGKSDFLMETVVGEYQKVAKDVDVVIIEGLVPDRSEAYIARLNVEVARNLGSEVVLVSTPGKSSATELDEDLDFSARLFSDVSAQDVIAVILNKLGEPERSGLEPYSDISQIAGETVDYQNACSVFRDGRFRLLAEIPWQPNLMAPRVSDIARELDIPVLHEGQMYTRRVQKVSVCARSIRNMTQTLGPGTLMVTPGDREDIIVATAVAALNGVPLAGMMLTGGLMPDQRVIDLCSRALSTGLPVLSSHTNTYETAHMLANLSAAIPTDDPDRIEKAMEAVATKIDTDWLQEHLRVAVQSRLSPPAFRYQLSERARAANKRIVLPEGCEPRTVQAAIICHQRKLARCALIGDETEIRNIATSQGLELPDDIEIIDPTKVRKSYIAPMVELRKHKGLAPDMAEAMLEDNVVMGTMMVALDEADGLVSGAIHTTANTVRPALQLIKTHDQAKVVSSVFFMLLPQQVVVYGDCAINPDPNAEELADIAIQSAESAEAFGVEPVVAMISYSTGESGTGHDVEKVREATKIARERRPDLLIDGPLQYDAAAIESVARSKAPNSKVAGKATVFIFPDLNTGNTTYKAVQRSANVVSIGPMLQGLRKPVNDLSRGALVEDIVFTIALTAVQAKQVEDAGLA, encoded by the coding sequence ATGGCCAAGAGTCTGTTTATTGCTCCGACATCTATGGGGTCCGGCCTCACATCCGTCTGTTTGGGCCTGCTACGTGCCATGGAGCGTGTGGGTATCAGCGTTGGGTTCTACAAACCCTTTTGTCAGTCGGTGAACCAGGGGGAATCGCAGCACAACAACGGCAAGGACGCGTCCGTTACCTTCGTTCGATTGCGCAGCCACCTGCAGCCGCCGGAACCGATTCCATTAAAAAAAGCTCAGCACTTTGTAAATCGCGGAAAATCCGATTTTCTAATGGAAACCGTGGTCGGCGAGTACCAGAAAGTTGCCAAAGACGTTGATGTTGTGATCATCGAGGGGCTGGTACCCGATCGCAGTGAAGCTTACATAGCACGGCTTAACGTAGAAGTAGCTCGCAACCTTGGCTCCGAGGTGGTGCTTGTCAGCACGCCAGGCAAAAGCAGCGCTACCGAACTGGATGAAGATCTAGATTTTTCAGCGCGCCTATTCTCTGATGTGTCGGCACAAGATGTGATTGCCGTTATCCTCAACAAACTCGGCGAACCTGAAAGATCGGGGCTCGAACCCTATAGCGACATAAGCCAGATTGCTGGGGAAACCGTTGATTATCAAAACGCTTGCAGCGTCTTTCGAGATGGGCGTTTTCGGCTACTAGCAGAAATTCCTTGGCAGCCGAACTTGATGGCACCCCGAGTATCCGATATTGCCCGGGAGCTGGATATTCCGGTGCTACACGAAGGTCAGATGTACACCCGCCGGGTTCAGAAAGTGTCTGTGTGCGCTCGATCGATCCGCAATATGACGCAAACCCTAGGCCCAGGCACACTGATGGTTACGCCTGGAGATCGCGAAGATATTATCGTGGCCACTGCGGTGGCCGCTCTCAACGGCGTGCCTCTTGCCGGTATGATGCTCACGGGCGGCCTTATGCCAGACCAACGGGTGATCGACTTATGCTCCCGGGCACTGAGCACCGGTTTGCCGGTGCTGAGCTCGCACACCAATACCTATGAAACCGCTCACATGCTGGCTAACCTTTCTGCTGCGATTCCAACCGATGACCCGGATAGAATCGAAAAAGCTATGGAGGCGGTAGCCACAAAAATTGACACCGACTGGCTTCAAGAGCATCTGCGTGTTGCGGTTCAGAGCCGCCTGTCACCTCCGGCATTCCGTTACCAGCTTTCTGAGCGGGCTCGGGCGGCTAACAAGCGCATCGTGCTTCCTGAAGGCTGCGAACCTCGCACAGTGCAGGCCGCCATTATCTGTCACCAGCGTAAGCTCGCCCGTTGCGCGTTGATCGGCGACGAAACCGAAATTCGAAATATCGCCACGTCCCAAGGCTTGGAATTGCCCGATGATATTGAAATCATCGATCCCACCAAAGTACGAAAAAGCTACATAGCCCCGATGGTTGAGCTACGCAAACACAAGGGGCTGGCGCCGGATATGGCGGAAGCCATGCTCGAAGACAACGTGGTTATGGGTACCATGATGGTCGCGCTGGATGAGGCCGACGGCCTGGTTTCCGGTGCCATCCACACCACCGCCAATACCGTGCGCCCGGCCCTGCAACTGATCAAAACCCACGATCAAGCCAAGGTTGTCTCCTCGGTATTTTTCATGCTGCTGCCACAGCAGGTTGTGGTCTACGGCGACTGCGCGATTAACCCAGACCCAAATGCTGAGGAACTCGCGGATATAGCCATACAGAGTGCGGAGTCCGCAGAAGCTTTTGGTGTTGAGCCTGTGGTCGCCATGATCAGCTACAGTACCGGAGAGTCCGGAACCGGGCACGATGTGGAGAAAGTTCGGGAGGCAACCAAAATAGCCCGTGAGCGCCGACCAGACCTGCTGATTGATGGGCCGCTGCAATACGATGCTGCCGCTATCGAAAGTGTTGCCCGAAGCAAAGCGCCGAATAGCAAGGTGGCAGGTAAAGCAACTGTGTTCATCTTCCCGGATCTCAACACTGGCAATACCACCTACAAGGCGGTTCAACGTAGCGCCAATGTCGTAAGTATCGGGCCTATGCTTCAGGGTTTGAGAAAGCCGGTTAACGATCTGTCGCGGGGTGCGCTGGTAGAGGATATTGTGTTTACGATTGCGCTAACTGCGGTACAGGCAAAGCAGGTAGAGGATGCGGGGCTGGCTTGA
- a CDS encoding acetate/propionate family kinase, giving the protein MTESILVVNCGSSSLKLALFDENETKLASAMAERLNGQDAFARIDGDNPCVALPDNANHKQALQALVSAFRERQLMSEAPASIGHRVVHGGETFREAVLIDDDAVKAISNCAGLAPLHNPVNLAGIEATREQFPDTPQIAVFDTAYHQTLAPRAFLYALPEAYYRDWAVRRYGFHGISHFFMANEAARRLGKTPETTSIISTHLGNGCSITAIKDGLSVDTSMGLTPLEGLVMGTRSGDVDPGLFEYLRTRGVALEEVHKVLNHDSGLLGISGRTNDMRTLCELADGGHEPSALAIEIFCFRLAKYVGAMMASLSHLDALVFTGGIGENSVQVREKTLGHLGLLGFDIDTDKNEHHGRHTDGRIEHADSRFPVLVIPTNEELVIAREAFRLAQAS; this is encoded by the coding sequence ATGACAGAATCCATTCTTGTTGTTAATTGCGGCAGCTCATCGTTAAAGCTCGCCCTATTCGACGAAAATGAAACAAAACTCGCATCGGCAATGGCAGAACGCCTTAACGGGCAGGATGCATTCGCACGAATTGATGGCGACAACCCGTGCGTTGCGCTTCCTGACAACGCCAATCATAAACAGGCATTGCAGGCGCTGGTTTCCGCTTTTCGGGAGCGCCAACTCATGTCTGAGGCTCCCGCGTCTATTGGTCACCGCGTGGTACATGGCGGAGAAACCTTTCGCGAAGCTGTTCTGATTGACGACGATGCAGTGAAGGCCATCAGTAATTGCGCTGGGCTTGCGCCTCTTCACAACCCGGTCAACCTTGCAGGGATCGAAGCCACGCGGGAGCAGTTTCCTGACACGCCACAGATCGCCGTGTTCGATACGGCTTACCACCAAACGCTTGCGCCACGCGCCTTCCTCTATGCACTGCCAGAAGCCTACTATCGTGACTGGGCCGTGCGGCGTTATGGGTTTCATGGAATAAGCCACTTCTTCATGGCTAATGAAGCGGCTCGACGGCTTGGAAAAACCCCCGAAACCACCTCTATCATTTCAACTCACCTTGGCAACGGTTGCAGCATAACGGCCATTAAGGATGGCTTAAGTGTCGATACCAGCATGGGACTGACACCTCTCGAAGGGCTGGTTATGGGCACCCGCAGCGGCGATGTCGATCCTGGGCTTTTTGAATATCTGCGCACACGAGGTGTTGCCCTGGAGGAGGTTCACAAAGTGCTTAACCACGACAGTGGGCTTCTTGGGATATCGGGGCGAACCAACGACATGCGCACACTCTGTGAATTGGCGGATGGCGGCCACGAGCCTTCCGCTCTCGCCATCGAGATCTTCTGCTTCCGTCTGGCTAAGTACGTGGGGGCTATGATGGCCTCTCTAAGCCATCTAGATGCACTGGTGTTCACGGGTGGTATCGGAGAAAACAGCGTGCAGGTGCGTGAGAAAACCCTGGGCCATCTGGGACTTCTAGGGTTTGATATTGATACCGATAAAAATGAGCATCATGGTCGGCACACTGACGGCCGAATCGAGCACGCCGACTCACGCTTTCCCGTTCTGGTCATCCCAACAAACGAAGAACTGGTCATTGCCCGCGAAGCATTCCGCCTGGCCCAAGCATCCTGA
- a CDS encoding EAL domain-containing protein has translation MPKLPTRFQRFRSGSPLSFRLLAWILLFISVFTLIASAIQIYSDYRKELSQIDSRMHVVESGYASSLARSLWALDQTLLQTQMEGILSLPDIVHLRLGIEPDSELIMGEIPRGADTKSHKFDVIHPGEGAIKLGELTVTANLDRVYEDLKVKVGIILATQFLKTFFVSILIIVVFQHFVTRHLTTMANYAKDFSLKNLSAPLTLDRPDTPSHRSDEIGRVTEAINQMRERLNDDMVRQKKDAAEIHKFSKAIEQSPSSVVMCDRQWRVEFANQKFTQLTGYNAKSIVGRHPGALSDNNLENRDNRNLWQSIRLQVQRVGVWQGEVNSVRRNGERFWEQLIITPIKDAAGDATGYLILGEDISIRKRYEQQLLRQANYDILTGLPNRMLALDRLKLALAQAKREGSMVGVMFLDLDNFKHINDTLGHDAGDNLLIEAARRISSCLRGTSTVARLGGDEFLVILPGLTGPESSSQVAERILANFTPAYVLNGQEIFVSTSIGIAIFPTDSDNSGTLLQHADAAMYQAKHQGKSSYAHFTPEMSEISHERLQMESRMRRALELNEFELYFQPIVDTDTGELRAAEALLRWKNPIMGMVMPDRFIPLAEETGLIIPIGEWVLEQACLAARGWKESVGQDIGISVNVSPRQFRDPGFTAAVMSALSRNNLAPERLELEITERLLLDNSIETAEILRELDRAGIRLSVDDFGTGYSALSYLKSYPFDTLKIDKSFIQDVMKDPDDAALVRAIINMAHSLGLSIIAEGVEDESQTYFLQQEGCDFAQGYFYSHPLPAGEFMEWLKTNHRIPI, from the coding sequence ATGCCGAAACTGCCGACACGCTTTCAACGCTTCCGCTCGGGCTCTCCCCTGTCTTTCAGGCTGCTTGCCTGGATACTTCTGTTTATCTCGGTTTTTACCCTGATTGCGTCGGCTATCCAAATCTATTCCGATTACCGCAAAGAACTCTCCCAGATTGATAGCCGCATGCATGTGGTTGAATCCGGGTATGCCTCCAGCCTTGCCAGAAGCCTATGGGCACTCGATCAAACACTGCTTCAGACCCAGATGGAAGGTATTCTTAGCCTCCCAGACATTGTTCATCTGCGGCTTGGAATTGAACCCGACTCCGAACTGATCATGGGCGAAATCCCTCGTGGTGCTGATACCAAGTCTCACAAATTCGATGTTATCCATCCGGGCGAGGGTGCGATTAAGCTCGGCGAACTTACCGTAACGGCCAATCTGGATCGTGTTTACGAGGATTTGAAAGTAAAGGTTGGCATCATTCTGGCCACCCAGTTTCTAAAGACCTTTTTTGTATCCATACTAATCATCGTGGTTTTCCAGCACTTTGTAACCCGCCATCTAACAACCATGGCGAATTACGCAAAGGACTTTTCCCTAAAAAACCTCAGCGCGCCACTTACGCTCGACCGTCCGGACACGCCCTCGCACCGCAGCGATGAAATCGGCCGCGTTACCGAAGCGATCAATCAGATGCGCGAACGGTTGAACGACGACATGGTGCGCCAGAAAAAAGACGCAGCTGAGATTCACAAGTTCTCCAAAGCGATCGAACAAAGCCCTTCCTCCGTTGTTATGTGCGATCGCCAGTGGCGGGTCGAGTTTGCCAATCAAAAATTCACGCAACTCACCGGTTATAACGCAAAATCGATTGTTGGCCGGCACCCCGGTGCCTTGAGCGATAACAACCTAGAAAATCGTGACAACCGCAACCTCTGGCAATCCATCCGCTTACAGGTTCAGCGCGTTGGAGTTTGGCAGGGCGAAGTAAACAGCGTACGGCGTAACGGCGAACGGTTCTGGGAACAACTGATCATTACGCCCATTAAAGATGCTGCTGGTGACGCCACGGGGTATCTCATACTCGGTGAAGATATCAGCATCCGAAAACGCTACGAACAACAGCTATTGCGCCAAGCAAACTACGACATCTTAACGGGCCTCCCCAACCGTATGCTTGCACTGGATCGGCTAAAATTGGCGCTGGCACAGGCCAAGCGCGAAGGCTCCATGGTTGGCGTCATGTTTTTGGATCTTGATAACTTTAAACACATTAACGATACCCTGGGCCATGACGCAGGTGACAACCTGCTGATTGAGGCGGCTCGCCGAATTTCCAGCTGTCTGCGCGGAACCAGCACCGTTGCGCGCCTTGGGGGAGACGAGTTTCTGGTGATTCTGCCAGGCCTTACCGGGCCAGAATCCTCCTCTCAGGTGGCAGAACGTATTCTTGCAAACTTTACCCCTGCCTATGTCCTGAATGGCCAGGAGATATTTGTTAGCACCAGTATTGGCATTGCGATCTTCCCTACGGATTCCGATAACAGCGGCACCCTGCTCCAACATGCAGACGCAGCCATGTATCAGGCAAAACATCAGGGCAAGAGCTCTTATGCGCACTTTACTCCGGAAATGTCTGAGATATCCCATGAGCGCCTGCAAATGGAATCCCGCATGCGGCGAGCGCTGGAGCTAAATGAGTTTGAACTCTATTTTCAACCTATCGTAGACACTGACACCGGTGAGTTGCGAGCAGCTGAGGCGTTGTTGCGCTGGAAAAACCCCATTATGGGCATGGTTATGCCTGATCGTTTTATCCCGCTCGCCGAAGAAACAGGGTTGATCATTCCCATTGGTGAGTGGGTACTTGAGCAGGCCTGCCTTGCAGCACGGGGCTGGAAGGAATCAGTGGGTCAGGACATTGGCATATCGGTTAACGTCTCCCCGCGGCAGTTTCGCGATCCTGGTTTCACCGCTGCCGTTATGAGTGCTCTCTCAAGGAATAACCTGGCTCCCGAAAGACTGGAATTGGAAATAACCGAACGCCTGTTACTCGATAATTCGATCGAAACAGCAGAAATTCTCAGGGAACTGGATCGAGCGGGCATACGCCTCTCCGTCGACGACTTCGGCACGGGCTACTCTGCCCTCAGCTACCTTAAGAGCTATCCGTTTGACACCCTTAAAATCGACAAATCTTTTATTCAAGATGTGATGAAAGATCCGGATGACGCCGCTCTTGTGCGTGCGATTATCAACATGGCTCACAGCCTTGGGCTGTCTATCATAGCGGAAGGCGTTGAGGATGAATCTCAAACCTACTTCCTACAACAGGAAGGCTGTGACTTCGCCCAGGGGTACTTCTACAGTCACCCACTCCCTGCCGGGGAGTTTATGGAATGGCTAAAAACCAATCACCGTATACCAATCTGA
- a CDS encoding TIGR01777 family oxidoreductase translates to MNKRVLITGGTGFIGSVLCPQMRGRGYELTVLSRQPADKVRALCGQVEAINDLESLRSHTGYDAVINLAGEGIADKRWTDERKQILRDSRIGLTNTLTEIIRSWAQPPEVVVSGSAVGFYGDQGNTLVTEDTAPHDEFAHQLCRDWENAALKLQSLNVRVCLSRTGVVVGPGGGFLQRMMLPFKLGLGGRLGNGHQYMPWVHRDDVVAALIWMLETPEAEGAYNVVSPNPATNRDFTRCLASVLRRPAVFPAPAPILKIALGEMSRLLLTGQQALPARLTGSGFGFLYPTLGKALENATG, encoded by the coding sequence ATGAATAAACGCGTACTTATTACCGGCGGTACTGGGTTTATCGGCAGCGTTCTGTGCCCTCAAATGCGCGGCCGAGGCTATGAGTTGACTGTTTTAAGCCGACAGCCTGCGGACAAAGTGCGCGCACTGTGTGGCCAGGTTGAGGCTATCAATGATCTTGAGAGCCTTAGATCACATACCGGTTACGATGCCGTGATTAATCTCGCAGGAGAAGGCATTGCGGATAAACGATGGACTGATGAGCGAAAGCAGATACTGCGGGATAGCCGTATAGGCCTGACCAACACCCTTACGGAGATCATTCGCAGCTGGGCTCAGCCGCCCGAGGTCGTGGTTTCAGGTTCTGCTGTAGGCTTTTATGGGGATCAGGGCAACACCCTAGTAACTGAAGATACGGCACCCCATGATGAGTTTGCCCATCAATTGTGCAGGGATTGGGAAAACGCGGCCCTTAAGCTGCAATCTCTAAATGTGCGCGTATGCCTGTCAAGAACAGGTGTCGTGGTGGGCCCCGGAGGCGGTTTTCTACAGCGCATGATGCTGCCATTCAAGCTTGGACTGGGCGGCCGCCTGGGGAATGGTCACCAGTACATGCCTTGGGTTCATCGTGATGATGTTGTAGCAGCGCTTATCTGGATGCTGGAGACACCGGAAGCTGAAGGCGCATACAATGTGGTCAGCCCCAACCCAGCTACAAACCGTGACTTCACTCGCTGCCTGGCCAGTGTGCTCAGAAGGCCCGCAGTATTTCCGGCGCCTGCACCGATTCTGAAAATAGCTCTCGGGGAAATGTCACGCCTTTTACTTACCGGCCAACAGGCACTGCCCGCAAGACTGACAGGTTCCGGATTCGGGTTTCTCTACCCAACCCTTGGGAAAGCGCTTGAAAATGCTACAGGTTAA
- the ccoM gene encoding cytochrome c oxidase subunit CcoM, with the protein MYMDVVVFAGIATVLLTVAFFIGVGVFIVRDQKAHGDAQKEKNLKTGEKAA; encoded by the coding sequence ATGTATATGGATGTGGTCGTTTTCGCCGGAATCGCAACTGTACTACTAACAGTGGCGTTTTTTATTGGTGTGGGGGTTTTCATTGTGCGTGACCAAAAGGCTCACGGGGATGCCCAAAAAGAGAAAAATCTGAAGACTGGTGAGAAAGCGGCCTGA
- a CDS encoding YfgM family protein, producing MAELNTDEEQVQAIKDWWKRNGSSLLIGIGAALAIVFGWQAWQNYQDQERAEAANQFVTLLNAFGNEADETAGETVAFVAKTLRDDYADSAYAVYGNLVLARQQLIADSNAEAAIDSLQWALEKSGEHKALALVVRNRLARAQFSAERYDDALATIDGAGSVESADAFAAIFSELRGDILLVQGDESGARDAYLAAREQSQQGRSGILELKLSDLGVGEEA from the coding sequence ATGGCGGAATTGAACACTGACGAAGAACAGGTGCAAGCGATCAAGGACTGGTGGAAGCGAAATGGCAGTTCTCTTCTCATTGGTATCGGTGCCGCTCTGGCAATTGTATTTGGCTGGCAGGCTTGGCAAAACTACCAAGATCAGGAACGAGCCGAAGCTGCTAATCAGTTTGTCACCCTGTTAAACGCGTTTGGTAACGAGGCGGATGAAACCGCTGGAGAGACGGTAGCATTTGTAGCGAAAACTCTGCGTGACGATTACGCCGATAGTGCCTATGCGGTATATGGCAATCTGGTTCTGGCGCGACAGCAGCTGATTGCAGACAGCAATGCGGAAGCAGCCATTGATTCACTCCAGTGGGCTCTTGAAAAATCCGGTGAGCACAAAGCACTGGCGTTGGTAGTACGTAACCGCCTTGCTCGTGCTCAGTTCTCTGCCGAGCGTTATGACGATGCACTGGCGACAATCGATGGCGCTGGAAGCGTGGAGAGTGCAGATGCGTTTGCGGCAATCTTCTCTGAGTTGCGCGGCGACATCCTGTTAGTCCAAGGCGATGAATCGGGTGCGCGCGATGCCTACCTGGCCGCTCGTGAGCAGAGCCAGCAAGGGCGTAGCGGTATTCTGGAGCTGAAGCTATCTGACCTTGGTGTCGGGGAGGAGGCTTGA
- the der gene encoding ribosome biogenesis GTPase Der, which produces MTPVIALVGRPNVGKSTVFNQMTRSRDALVADFPGLTRDRKYGEGMYDDQRFIVIDTGGLTGTEEGLDAEMARQSMQAVDEADIVLFIVDGRAGLTAGDELIADHMRRSGKKAHLVVNKTDGQDPDIAAADFYSLGFQSTFMVAASHNRGIRSMLELLLPSEEDRVEADQAGRYPGIRIGVVGRPNVGKSTLVNRMLGEERVIVYDMPGTTRDSIYIPYERHDKQYTLIDTAGVRRRKNVDETVEKFSIIKTLKAIDDAHVVILVIDARQGLVDQDLHLIGFVLDAGRSLVIAVNKWDGMDPEDRAKVKEQVKRRLDFLDYADKHYISALHGSGVGVMYESVEACYESAMAKWPTNRLTTILEDAISQHQPPLVRGRRIKLRYAHQGGSNPPVIVVHGNQTASLPGSYKRYLENTFRKVLNVTGSPIRFEFRSSENPFAGKVDRQTPRQKVKKDNDEKEGRKVKRVRQKSTKR; this is translated from the coding sequence ATGACCCCAGTAATTGCCCTTGTCGGCCGGCCAAATGTTGGCAAATCGACAGTATTCAACCAAATGACGCGCTCTCGAGATGCTCTGGTGGCCGACTTTCCCGGTCTGACCCGGGATCGCAAGTACGGTGAGGGCATGTACGATGACCAACGCTTTATCGTAATTGATACCGGCGGACTTACCGGCACAGAAGAAGGGCTGGATGCCGAGATGGCTCGGCAATCTATGCAGGCTGTAGACGAGGCAGACATTGTTCTGTTTATCGTTGATGGTCGTGCGGGGCTTACCGCGGGTGATGAATTGATCGCCGATCATATGCGCCGATCGGGCAAGAAGGCTCATCTGGTGGTCAACAAGACGGACGGTCAGGATCCCGATATCGCGGCCGCTGATTTTTATAGCCTCGGATTTCAATCAACCTTTATGGTAGCGGCATCCCACAACCGTGGCATCCGCTCGATGCTCGAGTTGCTGTTGCCCTCTGAGGAAGACCGGGTTGAAGCCGACCAAGCTGGCCGCTACCCGGGTATTCGCATCGGCGTTGTTGGCCGGCCGAACGTCGGCAAATCCACACTGGTTAATCGGATGCTGGGCGAGGAGCGGGTGATTGTTTATGACATGCCCGGTACTACTCGGGACAGTATTTACATCCCTTATGAGCGTCACGACAAGCAGTACACTCTTATTGATACTGCGGGTGTTCGGCGGCGTAAGAATGTTGATGAGACGGTGGAAAAATTTTCTATCATCAAGACCCTTAAAGCCATTGATGATGCCCATGTGGTGATACTCGTTATCGATGCGCGTCAGGGGCTGGTCGACCAGGATTTGCACTTGATCGGTTTCGTGCTTGATGCCGGTCGTTCACTGGTGATTGCGGTCAATAAATGGGATGGAATGGATCCGGAAGACCGCGCCAAGGTAAAAGAGCAGGTAAAGCGTCGCCTGGATTTTCTTGATTACGCCGACAAGCATTATATATCTGCGCTTCATGGATCCGGCGTGGGTGTTATGTATGAGTCGGTGGAAGCTTGTTATGAATCGGCCATGGCGAAGTGGCCAACCAACCGCCTTACTACCATCCTTGAGGATGCGATTTCTCAGCATCAGCCGCCGCTGGTTCGCGGGCGCAGGATCAAGTTGCGCTATGCTCACCAGGGTGGCTCTAACCCTCCGGTTATTGTTGTTCACGGCAACCAGACAGCTTCATTGCCAGGTTCCTACAAACGTTATCTTGAAAATACGTTTCGCAAAGTACTGAACGTGACTGGCTCGCCGATCCGGTTTGAATTCCGTTCCAGTGAGAACCCCTTTGCTGGGAAGGTTGACCGACAGACTCCTCGCCAGAAGGTCAAAAAAGACAACGACGAAAAAGAAGGGCGCAAAGTAAAAAGGGTCCGTCAGAAAAGCACCAAGCGCTGA
- the bamB gene encoding outer membrane protein assembly factor BamB yields the protein MRLTGNRLVQAGVFSVLVAALGVSGCSTTDTFEQPVPVPDVDNAVEFKTVWSTSVGDGHDGDFLYLAPLNAGDTVYAASADGELVAVDAETGKLRWERDLDDRIFAGVGGDLSQLYLVTREADLIALSIEDGKELWRVALPTEALAAPQSNGALVVTQTTDGRVIAFDTATGEQRWQYDGVVPALSLRAAAAPLVGGDVVLASFSNGKLIALSADAGQPLWQYEVGQPQGRTELERLVDIAGQPLVLDTAVMVSGYQGTLALVDIRTGQEIWSRKASSLHAPVVGGGNIYLSSANGDVVAYRGSDRRELWLQDRLSWRQLTQPAVYENYLVVGDYEGYLHVLSGDDGSLVGQKRYDSDGLRVPLQRMANGNLMVFGNGGKLSVFKLKERN from the coding sequence ATGCGGTTGACCGGCAACAGGCTGGTTCAGGCTGGCGTTTTTTCAGTCTTAGTGGCCGCACTGGGTGTTTCTGGGTGCAGCACAACCGATACCTTTGAACAGCCGGTGCCGGTTCCCGACGTCGACAACGCTGTAGAGTTCAAAACAGTTTGGAGCACGTCGGTCGGCGACGGGCACGATGGCGACTTTTTGTACCTGGCGCCACTTAACGCCGGCGATACAGTTTACGCAGCTTCGGCTGATGGTGAGCTGGTCGCTGTGGATGCAGAGACCGGAAAATTACGCTGGGAGCGAGATTTAGACGATCGAATCTTTGCCGGTGTAGGCGGGGATCTGAGCCAGCTCTATTTGGTTACCCGAGAAGCCGATTTAATCGCACTTTCCATCGAAGACGGTAAGGAACTGTGGCGCGTTGCGCTGCCAACAGAAGCGCTGGCTGCTCCGCAGTCGAACGGGGCGCTGGTGGTAACCCAGACCACCGATGGTCGAGTTATTGCTTTTGACACGGCTACCGGTGAGCAACGCTGGCAGTATGATGGCGTGGTGCCTGCGCTTTCCTTGCGTGCAGCGGCAGCGCCACTGGTCGGCGGCGACGTTGTGCTTGCTTCGTTTTCCAACGGCAAGCTTATTGCGTTGTCAGCCGATGCGGGTCAACCCCTCTGGCAGTACGAGGTGGGGCAGCCCCAAGGCCGCACAGAGCTTGAAAGACTGGTCGACATAGCCGGTCAGCCGTTGGTTCTTGATACCGCAGTGATGGTTTCGGGATACCAAGGCACGCTTGCTCTGGTTGATATCCGTACAGGTCAAGAAATCTGGAGCCGCAAAGCGTCCAGCCTGCATGCTCCGGTGGTGGGGGGTGGTAACATTTACCTGTCTTCCGCAAACGGTGATGTTGTCGCTTACCGGGGCTCAGACCGTAGAGAATTATGGCTTCAGGATCGTTTGTCCTGGCGTCAGTTAACGCAGCCAGCGGTTTACGAAAACTATCTGGTTGTTGGCGACTATGAAGGCTATTTACACGTGCTTTCGGGTGACGATGGCAGCCTCGTAGGCCAGAAACGTTATGACAGTGATGGCCTGCGGGTTCCATTGCAGCGCATGGCCAACGGAAACCTAATGGTTTTCGGAAATGGCGGTAAACTGTCCGTATTCAAACTGAAGGAACGGAACTGA